The Dreissena polymorpha isolate Duluth1 chromosome 8, UMN_Dpol_1.0, whole genome shotgun sequence genome includes the window CTTTTTAACCAATATCTAAGCTGCTATAGAAAATTAACTCTTTTTAGATGCACACAATATTTAACCTCTCCTATCTAAAAATATATCCACATTATCCATTTAAGGCGTTACATACGATGAATTATTAGAGTTCAATGTTTATCCTTTAATGTGTTTGTAATTTAAACATTTGTCAGAGTTTTTTGTGTTTGCTTGTTTAAGTatttcaattaaatgaaaaaagtcGATTTCATTTGAACGGTCACGTTTGTTTAATTGgatttttaaatactttcataTTCATTCACATATCGTTACaactagtacatgtattttacTGACGCAAATCagtgtaaatataatatttacgatactttatgtataaacaatatttttaaagcgGATAATTTACATTATGCTAAAACATGTTTACATCTACTCGCATTTTTATGTTGAGGTATGCGCTTTTGATGTCACATGATACGCTTAAACTATTTTGGCGGGAGTCGTTTGTCATGTAACAACATTTAGTATAAAACTGCATGTTAAACGTGGTTAAAATATTCAAGGTTAACCATAATACAGCTAATTGGACCGTGATTGAGGACTAAGCACGTGTCGATGAATATAGCGGAGATCTTAAATCTGAAATTGTTACTcgtcttgttgttgttgttttttttgcttagaAATGTTCGCGATGAAGAACAAGTCACACGAGCGACTACAAAAGAGTTTCGGTGGATGTTCATAAACGGATAAGACTAGTTAATTCAGCTGTTTATTTAATCCACTAAGTagcttttcaaaattatgtaagaCCAAATTTGATGGAGCTCATTGAGTCAGCGATAAAGACAACATTCATAACAAACTGTggtcaaaaagattttttttaaacgaaaaaggCTATTAATATCCGAAAGAGTGCTAATTTTCAGATGATTATGTTTGCTTTTGATTTTAGACGTGGTCATTGCGGTATTCTAGAGAGATGGGTAGTAAGTATGCTCTATGTTATAGATGCAGCCATTATTTAACGTCGTATTGAAGTTCTGCTAGGTATTCGGCTCTTAGACTATTTGAAGGGacagtgtttgcatttttcgatgtATCATTCTTATCTATGTATAACACACCAAGAGTTATTGAGTCGTTGCGTTGTATGGTACAACTGTCTTACCGGTTGATCACGGTATTGACGGCTTTTCCTTACGCCGTTACCTTGTGATTATGGGAAATTAGTGGGAATGTTTACATTCGAAATATGTATTGTAGGTATTTAATCACCTTTGACAAACATTTATGACATCGATCGTTCCACAGTATGAGAGTCGATTCTGATTTCGATgaacagtttcaaatttgactaTTTTATATCGAATACTATTTGCTTATACAAGCAGTATTAGTCAGTTATATTTTGCTTTGTTCATGGTGAGACAAATTGCATTTGAATACTTGATTCGCGAATTGCTTCATTCGCGATCAAATCGggattaattaatttataacacaTACATTTTGAACTAAATATATCTCGATCGGGCTTAGAGATTTGATATACCTAGCGAAGGGGGCCTAAATATAGTATAACTGTTCTTCCGAGATGTTTCGTTAAACTTATAATATTTAAGAGTTTAGATTAACGTCTTTACAATTCCATTCCTGTCGAAAAATGAAATGCTATTCAGCCTTAGGGCACTTTCTTTCACAGGTACAATATCTACGTTCATGCTCAACTGTCTCTGTTATATGCTTATAAAATGTGCATGTAATATAGAAGAATTGAAACATTACTGATTCGATCCTTCACCATCGTTATAAGCAAGAGGTTTTTAACGACCGCCCGTTTAAGCTACATCCGTTATTTCTAAATGCTTGTTGAGAAGACCATTCTTTTACacaataacatatattatatgaTGTTTACACTTTCATATGAAAACGTTGATAACATGAAATGCACAGTAAGACACGGGCGAATGTCATGACAACAATAATTTGATATTTGCACTTTAATGACAACAATAATTGAGTGCTCACAGTAAGATGATgattaagaggccacatttacatatatagaggatatttgttggtttcggtagcatatcgaatttaattcacgagtgatcatagaaatttatattttcacgagtggcgtagccacgagtgaaaatatttttttctatgatcacgagtgaattaaattcgatatgctaccgaaaccaacaaattttctttttattttatgcttatttttgtagttttgttaattttccgaatttgcctcattaagtttccccgtggggtgcctcaatttttagaacgcacaaagaacttactacacaagaaaatagttcacatctgtaaaaagtgtattactattaaaatcaatgttttattcaacatatatctttttcatactttatacattcaatattattacaaacaatagtttaatttaaattattacgaaattaatagtgttgcatatactggcgtagtaatttgtgtattcaactgatctcaaagttacgaaagtgctcgccatgttgaacaacacttttacgacttgctggattaataacacataactggattaaactaggaacgcaaacatatttcaacagtgtttttgtgctaaatggtttcgatatcaatcactgtcactctctgcaataagacggattcgcttgtagtgtcgctgtacaggggaatctacggttaccgccggtgtacgggatggagattgcctctggtgattgactacgttctgtgtctgggaaaggcccatgtaagattcagagttgtgaaaattaaatgttacattgccctggaaatgtgagttgacaaaaaatcctcgggccatcggaaaatcacttgatgcaggtgtggctgacgcagtggcagtggctgtgcggttgtgcttttcaactgactggtttgaatgagaaagtatttttgaaatattttttgactgttccttgttcaaactgctgtaattatttaagctgttaatatttctgtgccctgaaatctgtattatttgatgagcaggaacattctcgtcattcagcttctgaatcaagtgctttcttgcactgaaaaaagtttatttctatggtaaaaataaaatcaatattcaacggtacacatgacatattacataagatataagttgtaattgttttgtgtgctcttgaaacacttcaataaatacatggtggtctgtcaagtactggatgtaatggaaccggaaagtagaggaatagtactagtcgagtacaggagattttatgaattaaaattttgagtgttgtagcatgtaaattggacaaacaacacctatttaataaatgggaggtaagtgatttttattatatattttagtcttgttatgaaagtagtgtatataatatggggttttgacctgtatggggtgattcttggctcttgaataccagcatctgttttcatctcggtcattatgctgtatagcttgtttattcccatggcagacttcctgaaccagcattgctgtgtcttgttgccaggagttaagaagaaggggctgtcttctgtcatcatgtcaacagggcgtttgtcggcatatagcttgtagagatgcaccggatctctgtcaggttgttcgggaactgcatatgcccgtggcttgactttcctatgaatagttaaaatgtgtgttgcattaaatgttttgtttaaattaaatactattccaccaaaagtgaagtctactgtatattaataatacaaataagaattatattgtaaaaaaaggtctataaattcacttgtgataatagaaaatatatattttcaattgtggcttcgccactcgtaaaaataataatttctatgatcactcgtgaaataaaatcgatattctaccttaaccaacaaatatcctccatgtttgtattatttttactaaagaaaaattccatttaaatattttataaacagtaccagtttttatataaataaaaaattatcaattcagatttgtgtacaaatatattaaagtaggaaaatcaccttatatccctaggattttcaccagtacgggtttttgtctgacgctcagtgtcgaaggtgatgaattcttcaccagtttcaaaatcgattccaaggctgacatcaccccagcatagggtgtgaatttccttgccggttctcatcccaaaatgggttgtacatataagccacagtgagtgtaatagagctcttgggcttgattctcccagagttttagctgcgtacatagcttcaatatgttcatttgttaatgcctgggcttgatgcggtttatttccataaccttcttttttcagagctttttgtttactttttaatacttccctcactttggcaaattcagggtcatttatcaaagagtgcttgtagttcatgtgccttaaatgcctgtcgattgagcttaaaaatgccctcaaagatgtgggttcatactctgatccatcttttttagtcacacccaacaaaaactcgcagaccagagggttcaattcatgaggaggtatattttcaatatttcttgcctcatttttgtgactttttaggaaagttttgaaaagtctgatgtcattgtcggttttcttttttgtatttaaattttcgttttcaagcagaaagctatccacacttacagatctgaaattccttgttggtgttgatgttgggttttgttctttttcttcctgtGTTGATGCTGTTACCAGTGGAAGTGGGGCTGATGTTGCTGCTCCTGCTGTTGGTGCTGCTGAtgttatttcttgtgattttgaagcgctgtcatcatcttgttcattcatttcattaaaaaagtcatcaaagtcaaagatatttgagaaaagaagatttatttcattgttttccaattcatccattgttgttaaagagttaagcagcagacgaaataattatgtttaagggaggtaaatgtgtgtttcaggttcaagtagactagtctcccttgaatgaaaattgcaattgaggctcaccatggggttattggggaagtagttccagtatctaactgaaacagtgaaaaataacgatatttttcactgttatgtttcactgtttgaaacagtgaaataccacttttatttcactgatatttctctataaaccaccggaaagcataaaataaagaagaGTATTTGTTGAGTATATAACATTGCCACATTATATTACACATAAACTCACACTGTCCAAGCGATATTAACACTACATTGACAAGTTAAGCAAAACTAATCAACACGcgtgttaatattttattttttgcatcaTGTATATTCACGTTCAATACAGTTGCAATGAAAAGGGTGATTATCTCCGTTGAAACACGGTCCGTTTGTTATGTCCAATTCATAAAAAAACTAAGAGTATTTAGAAGTGTGTTGTAATTGTTGTTGCAGCATGCAGTACACTAACAATAAATACCATTATATAATCTTACAGTTTGGCTTATATGCTGCCAACCTCTATACATGTAGGTGTGTACAACTGATGCATTCAAAGCGTTTATCTAAGTTAACTCATTGTTTGATTGATGGAAATTTTAACACTTCTGCCGATATAACTGATACCACGCGGACCATTTATCAAATCTTAGCTGGCTCATGAAGTTTCAAGATAATGAAGCAAAATGCGGTTAAGAACACTTTTTTGCCAATATAACCCTCGACGTTTCAAGGACGTGACAGCAACACATTAGAGGTATTGTGCAGTTATGAATCACGTACTTGGATATACTTTTCAGTGATCCACGAAAACTGTTCGGCAATGGCTTATCGCTTAATatatgtttgtgttgtgtgttttGCTCGTTCGTTATACAAATCTTGTTATAAAGTACAAACGAGCTGGCATTTTTGTTTACGATATATTGGAATAACATTGTTATATACATATGAAGGCCTTATACTCTGGGTCCTATGTCAATTAAAAGTTAAttcataacaaacaaataaaaaggcaCACTCTTGAAATTATGCCACATTTTTAATTGATATACCTGAATATTTAGGACACTGTTATGGATGaattaattattgtttacatttgttttttgTCAGCAGTCATTAGGGAAACTTACATGTAATGTTACTGTAACAATAATTAATGCgcgaaaacaaaataattattacagACATATTGCTGGATTTTCTTTTTCTATCAAGTTCTACTCATTAAAATAATTACCTATCCGACACAAACACAGTTTGGTGTAATTAAGTGAACGTGACGATGgcatgtttaatttatgattaatgataaatttaaaacatacTTATTTAAAAAGCTGCAGTAGCGAATTCcaattaattacaaaatatatgttaacTATCTAATCGAggattttaaaattgttatatgtggattttaaaaaattgtaacaCTACTTATGAAACGTTTTAAGTTATGAATTGAATTATGTATTCACCAATCGGcgtcataaaatgttttattttaaatttattgctAAGCAATATGTATAAAACTACGTGGCAGAATATATATGTTCTTTTGTATTATGGACTTGATTGTAGCAAGATTTTTATATTGATACGTTTTTTTTGCAGGATTTTGGTTGAggtttgttgttaaataaaaacccGTTAGAATACTTCAAACTGTATTGCTCAATCATAACaatagtttaacaaataaaacgGGTTGAAAGATACACGCCGTATTTACGTCTTTTATAATATTAAGCCGTTTAAATCCGTCATTGTTAACTATTTTGAGTTGCAAAACACCATATTCAGATACAGCAAATATAGGGTACacattgtttgaatgttttattggAGAGCtacatgtttgttattttaaaaataaatcgacaaaatgtgtaaacaacaGAGAAAACAGAGCATGATGGATTGCAGTAAAAGACAGACAATAATGCATATCAACCTACAACGTTATATATTGCAATTAAATTTCGTACGTCACAAGCTGGAGGCTGGGACAATCTGTCAAGATATTCCGTTTGTGAAAAGGAAATTGGTAAATCGTGGCAAAATCAGCGTACTACTTATTAGTTTTGTTAAATACACTGCCGCACTGTTTGTACAGCTACATGTGGTAAAGTGCGTTTCCTTAGCACTCGATTTCTTAATAAAATCAGTTGAGATTAAACTTTAAATTATATTGGTTAGCTTTAAGGACCCTAATTCGCGAGGGATCGCaatttaaaacaatgtattttcttATAATGATATCATATGCCGTTACTTGTTGCATGGGTTAATCcctaaaaacacatttttatttattcgaCGATACATCAGACTGAAGATGCCATCTTGCTAAAGGTGTCATTTTGTGTAGGTTGAATATTATGCTAGCCACACACGTGCACATTCTATCTAACACATATACAACGATAATTCTAGCTAGTTATTAGCTTTATTGATAATATGTGTAACATTTTCTGATTCTTTTTCCTTTAGATCATTTCCAATTCGTACGACAATTACCGACTATTACTTTTCGCAGCGGACGACCATTTTTGATATGTTCTATAACATACCATGTACAATCCAAAACATAAAAAGTAATTAGCCCATTATATTATTCATTCaataattatatgtatacatatttttatgagtttttaataaattatatcgCATGACTTTACtcttttagttgttttttttacgagACATGTGAATCCCCTTACGACTACATAAATCCCAATGCCAACATATTTCACGGTTTGATTAAAACACAGTTACCCTACTGTAATACATGTTAACAGacgattttaaataataataaaagctcaATTCATATATAGCTGattttaattaacaatattttctAGTATCTATCATCACATTTATATCTACATATCAGGTAACTTAAAGGAGTCTTGATCGACAACATTTTATGTAGCATccattaaacaattttaatcaacGTTAATTATTACATGCAAGTTGTTATTTAATCGGAATTGCATTTCAGGTGTATTTTGTCAACAATACATTTAACTGTGCGCAGATACCATTTGCATGATTTTTCACAATAACAATTTAGTTTTCTCTGTTTTATAGTATAAGTAAGTGTGCATAAACTGATTCGTAAGATTTCTAACCTAGgaaataatataaaatcaaaatcaaaattccTGTTGATATTTTTGCTAGATGTGTGTTGTTTCAGCCTTTTCAGCTTCCAGCGGTAAATTAGTGGCCAGGTGTCCTGTTTTGATGTCACCATTTTAGGTGTAAATAGACGTCCCTCTTAGGTATTTGTGTTAAATGTATTGTAtcacttaaatatatatatatatatatatatatatatatatatatatatatatatatatatatatatatatatatataaaaatacgaCGCCACGGTCttgaattttataaatatgaaagtatgtatttattatattgtatCGTGCCTTTTAAAGAAGTATATAGGTTTTGCTGGTATATCCTAACACTTTAGCAATTATACTTCAATGacatatatgtatttgttgataTTGCAAGGTAATTTTCATTTCGATGATTTTCTTAATTTAAGGGAGTTTAAATATAGTGTGCAATTTAATGTGGATGTTTCGTGACATATACTATTGGAGTTGATACCGAAACAATCGTTAATGATCGGTTATTAAACTCGGACAGTACAAAACCGAACATGTATGATGGATGAGCATGCAGTGTAGTTACATAAAGCGACGTTCTCATATTACACCTAACGAAAACTTAcgtaatgatattttaaagtgtattatacaatttgaatttaattttctCATAACATCTGTCAAAAAAGTGCTGTCTGTAACAAGATTTAGCTATGTGATGAATTTGTGTTTGTCTTGGTTTGTCTAATTAATTACTTGCAACTAGGGGATACTCATTTTATGTAACGACTTATTATCAAAATATTCTAAACAATTTACTAATGTTGAGTCTTGAGTCGGTGCACTGACCTATGATTCCTGCACAGCGTTTTCATTACCAAATATCTTCGGAAGTTTCTTTAAAATCCGCACAAAAACTGTATACGATTTTCATCAGATACGACCATTATGTCTGACTGATTACGTACTGACGGGTAATACAACTTTTGTAAAACATTAATACGACACAcacttatttttcaaaaataatattttcattatatgcatACATATGTATAAATAATGCACTTTGCATGGTATATTTACTATAAAAAGAACTCTTTACTGCAATTTAagtaatataaatattgtatttgttcaGTTGGTATTTCACTTCAATATCTATGAGTATGCGCATCCGGACCTCCTACAAGGTGTCATTGTTCATGTGTATGTGCATAtgtgattatgaaataaaatataaatataaaactctTATTGTGAGTGTTAATAATCTTGCATTATGCGATAAGGTACGTTTGGTACGGTCTTGTGTATCTCAATCTATTTATTTGTGCCCATGTTATTGCTCTATTGTTACGTTATCGTTCACATTAAAATGATGTTGACATTTTTATCTTTGCCCAACCAAGTGT containing:
- the LOC127843137 gene encoding uncharacterized protein KIAA1958 homolog, with the translated sequence MDELENNEINLLFSNIFDFDDFFNEMNEQDDDSASKSQEITSAAPTAGAATSAPLPLVTASTQEEKEQNPTSTPTRNFRSVSVDSFLLENENLNTKKKTDNDIRLFKTFLKSHKNEARNIENIPPHELNPLVCEFLLGVTKKDGSEYEPTSLRAFLSSIDRHLRHMNYKHSLINDPEFAKVREVLKSKQKALKKEGYGNKPHQAQALTNEHIEAMYAAKTLGESSPRALLHSLWLICTTHFGMRTGKEIHTLCWGDVSLGIDFETGEEFITFDTERQTKTRTGENPRDIRKVKPRAYAVPEQPDRDPVHLYKLYADKRPVDMMTEDSPFFLTPGNKTQQCWFRKSAMGINKLYSIMTEMKTDAGIQEPRITPYRSKPHIIYTTFITRLKYIIKITYLPFIK